A window of Variovorax paradoxus genomic DNA:
GCTCGCGCTCGGGCGTGCCGCCCACGTGCATGCCCGCGAGCTTGCCGGCTCGCGTGGCCGCCTGCAGCGCCACGCGGGTGGCCTGCAGCACCTCCGGCGCGCGCGGATCGTCCAGCCCCATCGACAACGCCAGGTCGGCGCGGCCCACGAACAGGCCCGCCACGCCCGGCACGTCGGCAATCGCCTGCGCTTCCTCGACGGCCTGCGCGCTCTCGATCTGGCAGACGATCTGCGCCTGGTCGCCCAGCTGCAGCGCCTGCGCCATGCCCAGGCTCGCGTAGCCCGCAAAACGCGGGCCGCCCGAGTAGCCGCGGCGGCCGCCGCGGTAGCGCGCCATGGCCACCACCTCGCGGGCTTGTTCGGCGGTGTCCACGTGCGGCACCAGCAGCCCGGCCGCGCCGATGTCGAGGCAGGAAAGAATCACCGCCGGATTGATCTCCGGGATGCGGATGAACACCGGTATCCCAGCGGCGCGCCCGCCCATCACCATCAGGTCGAGCAGCGCGCGATCGAAGGGCGCGTGCTCGGCGTCGACCACGACGAAGTCCAGGCCGGTGGTACCGAGCACTTCGACGGTTTGCGGCGAACCGGTCTTGACGAAGGTGCCGAGTTGCGCTTCGGCCGTGCTGCTGTCTTTCATGGGCGTATGCCTGCCTTTCTTCAGTCGAGCTTGATCTGCGCGGTCTTGATCACGCGCTGCCACTTCTGGCCGTCGGCCTCGATGCGCTGGCGCAGCAGTGCCGGCGCACCGCTTGCCACCACGCCGCCGTATTGCTGCAGCTTGCTCTTGCCCTGCGGGGATTCGAGCAGGCGGTTGATCTCGGCGTTGAGTCGCTGCACCATGGGTGCCGGCATGCCTGCCGGCCCGACCATCGCGAACCACACCGTCGCCGTCTGGTCGATGCCCTGCTCCTGGCGGTCGGCACATCGGGCAGGCCGGGAAAGCGCGTGCCCGATGTCACCGCCAGCCCGCGCAGCTTGCCTGCCTGGATGTTCGGAATGAAGGTGGAGACGGGCGCCGAGATGGCCTGCACCACGCCGCCCAGCAGGTCCGTGAGCGCGGGGGTGTCGCCGCGATAAGGCACGTCCTGCAGGCGCACGCCGACTGTCTGCGACAGGTCGGCCAGCGCCAGGTGGCCGATGGTGCCGTTGCCGGGCGTGGCGACGGAGAACGCGGAAGGTTTGGCCTTCGCCGCCTCCACGAACTCCTTGAGGTTGCGCACCTTCAGCTGCTCGGGGTTGCTGACGAAGACCATCGGGATCTCGCAGACCAGCGCAATCGGTGTCAGGTCCTTGTCGCCGTCGAAGGGCATCGACTTGTAGAGGAACTTGTTGTTCACCAGCGGGCCCGAGGTGACCAGGCCGATGGTGTAACCGTCGGGTGCGGCCTTCGCCACGGCGTCGGTGCCGATGTTGCCGGCCGCGCCGGCCCGGTTGTCGACCACGACGGGGGCGCCCAGGCGCTCGCCCAGGCCCTGCGCGAGATAGCGCGCCACCATGTCGGTGCTGCCGCCAGCCGGGAAGGGCACGACCATGCGGATCGGGCGGTTCGGCCACCCGCTGTTCGAGGCCCATGCAGCCATCGGCGAGAGGCTCGCGGCCACGCCTGCGCCAACTGCACCGATGGCGCCCAGGCTCGCGCCGAGCCAATGTCTCCTGTTCATTCTTGAAGTCTCCTGAGGTTTTCTAAAGGGATGCCTTGCGGGCGGTTTCCAGTCGCTGCAGCAATTGCGGCATGCGGGCCTGCGCCTGATCGCGCAGCTGGTCGTAGAGGCTGTTGCCGTGGGCATCGATCGCCACCGTGGCGGGGCCGAGCGCGGCCACGTTCAGGGTCAGCAGGCGGAACTGCGAGATGTATTCGTTCCAATGGGACGACACCACGCGGCGCAGCCCGCGCGAGAGCAGCGGCGCTCCGCCGCCGAGAAAGGACAGGTAGACGCAGCCGGTGTCGCGCAGCGCCTGCACGCAGGCCGCGTCGAGCCCGCCCTTGCCGCCGGTCAGCCGCAGATCGAGGCCGCGCACCAGCGGCGGCATCCAGGCGTTGTAGCGCGTGCTGGTGCTCGGGTTCATGTAGAGCGGCACGGGGCCGTCGGCGGTCTCGCGCACGAAGGTGCTCAGGTGGAAGAAGGCGCCGCCGCGCAGATCGACCGGCAACGCCTGGCCGTCGGCCACGGCCTGCGCCATGCGCTGGTGCGTGGGCAGGCCGATGCTGACGGTGATATCGCCGTCCAGCGTCACCATGTCGCCGACCGCGAGTTCGCGCACCTTCTCGCGCGAGAGGGGAAGTTCAAGCTTGTGGAGCATCGCGGCCTACCAGTTGAGGTCTTCGACGCGGCCGTCGTTGTAGATGCGCGCTGAGGTGCGGCGGTTGATCCAGCAGTTGAAGCACACCGCGACCGGTACGAAGCCATGGCTCGCCGCATAGTCGATGTGTACCGCCATTGCGCTGGCATCGCCGCCGGTGCCCATGGGGCCGAAGCCCATGGCGTTGATGGCGTCCAGCAGGCGCTGCTCCATGGCCGCGAGGATGGGCTCCGGGTTGGTGCGGCCGAAGGGGCGCAGCACCGACTCCTTGGCCAGCCGCGCCGCGTAGTCGAAGGTGCCGCCGATGCCCACGCCGACAACGATGGGCAGGCAGGGTTGCGAGCCCGCGCGCAGCACGGTGTCGAGCACGAATTTCTCGATCTGCTCGAGCGTCGGGTACACGAAGGCGTCGACGGCCTCCCAACGGCCGGTGCCCATGGCCTTGGGCGCGCAGACGATTTCCATGTAGTCGGCGTCGTCGATCACATCGAAGCTCAGCAGCGGCATGTCCTTGCCCGCATAGCTGCGCGCATGCGTGAGCGGGTTGGTCACCATCTTGAGGATCGGCGGGTCGATGTGCTGCACCAGGTCGGCAAAGCCGCGCACGATGGCCTCGCGCACCGGCCCGTCGAACTGCACGCGCGTGCCGATCTTGATGCTGTAGGTGGGAATGCCGACGTCGGTGCACACCAGCTCGTTGCCCTGCTGCGCGGCGTCGGCGCTGTGCAGCATGATCTTGAGCGTGTGCTTGCCGGTGCTGCCGGTCTCGGCTGTTTCGGCGCGCTGCAGCGCGGCACGCGTGTCGTCGGGAATTTTCTTCAGGGAGCGCTCATAGAGCTGCGCCGTCACTCGTTGAAGAGTGGCACTGTCGATGGCCATGTTTACGTGGGATTCGCTTGTCTCGATGGCCCGTACGATGCGCTGTCGCGAGCAAGTGTTCAAGCGCATTCTTTGAAGTTTTCACCTGTAGAAAAGTCTGAACGTTTCGTTTGCGCCGGTGCCGTCGCCCCTCCAACAATGCGCTCCCCAACTTTCATGGAGGAGACAAGCAATGAGGTTTTTCGCGATGGGACTTGCAGCCGCCGGCCTGGCCGGTGCGGCGTGCGCCCAATCTTCGGTCACGCTGTTCGGCGTGGTCGATGCCGGCATCAGCGGCTATTCGAACAAGTCGACGGACCCGAAATCGGCCACGCTGGCCAATCCGTTCTATCGGAACCAGGGCAGCGTCACCGCGAGCCAGCGGGTGCTGTCGAACTCGGGCCTTGCGTCCAGCCGCGTCGGCTTTCGCGGCGTCGAAGACCTGGGCGGCGGACTGGCCGCGAGCTTCTGGCTCGAATCATCGATCACCAACGACTCGGGGCAGGAAGGCATCCAGAGCTTCGCGCGCCGCTCGACAGTCAGCCTGTCCGGCAGCTTCGGCGAGATCCGCCTGGGCCGGGATATCAACGCGACCTTCACCAACGACTTCGTGTTCGACCCGCTCGGCGTCAATGGCGTGGGCGTCAACCTGCTCTACCGCGCCGGCACCGCGATGAGCAAGATGGGCGTGCCGCAATCGGCGGGCGTGTCCCCGGTGCTGACCAATGCCTATGCGCGCAGCAGCAACATGGTGTCCTACTTCCTGCCGCCGAACCTCGGGGGCTTCTATGGACAGGTGCAGTACGCCTTCAACGAGAAGACCCAGACCTCGCCCGGCGTGCTGACGCCCGCCGCGACCGACACGCGTTCGGGCCGCTTCGTCGGCGGACGCTTCGGCTACGACCGGGGGCCGCTGAACGTGGCCCTGGCGCTCAGTCGCAACACGCTGCTGAGCGACTACCTCACGGGCACCACGCTGCGACAGGACACCGTCAACCTCGGCGCGGCCTACGACCTGGGCGTGGCGAAGCTCTTCGGCGAGGTTTCGCGCATCAAGAACCGGACGATCGTCACCGGCCTGGCGGCCAGTACAGCGTCCGACCTCGATCTCTCGGGATTGATGTTCGGCGTCAACGTGCCGGTGGGGCCGGGCGTGATCCGGGCGTCTTATGCAAAGGTGCGGTACGACTACCACCGGCCGTTCAACACCACGCCGGACCCGAAGGCGCGGCAGCTGGCGTTGAGCTACGTGCACAACCTGTCCAAACGCACCGCCCTGTATGCGAGCGTTGCGCGCATCGACAACAGGAACGGCGCGGCGCTGTCCGTGGGTGGTCCGAGCTTCGTGTCGGGCGCTCTTGTGCCAAGCCGCTCGACCGGCTACGACTTCGGGCTTCGCCATGCCTTCTGATTCCATGCGCACCCCGACGAACGGGTGCCCCCTGCGCATCGCGGTCATTGGCGCGGGCGCCATCGGCGGCCACTTCGCGGCGCGGCTCGCGCAGGCCGGGCACTCGGTCACCGTGCTCGACCGCGGCGCCACGCTGGAAGCGATTCGCGAGCACGGCCTGCGCTACACAAGCGGCCCGCAGCCGCAGCAATGCATCGCGGTTCGCGCCGCGGCATCGCCGCTCGAGATGGAGCCGCCCGAACTCGTGGTGCTCGCGCTCAAGTCGCACGTGCTGCCGGCGGTGGTGCCCACGCTGTCGCCCCTGCTGAAAGAAGGAGCCACTGTTCTGCCGGTCGGCAACGGCTTGCCGTGGTGGTATTTCCTGGTGCCCGGAAAGCCGCTGTCCGGTTTGCGTCTTCGAAGCGTGGACCCCGAAGGCGCCATCGAAAGAAGCATCGACGTGCAACAGGTGCTCGGCGGCAGCGTGATGGCGTCCTGCCACTGTTCGGAGCCGGGCGTGGTAGTGCACAGCGCCGGCGGACGCGTCGTGGTCGGAGAGCCGGCCGGCGGACTCAGCGAACGTGCGCAGCACTGGGCCGGCGTGCTGGCTGACGCCGGGCTTGGCGCCGTCGCGAGCGACGATATCCGCAGCGAGCTTTGGCTCAAATTGCTGGGCAATGCCTGTGCCAATCCGCTGAGCCTGCTGACCGGCGTGACCACCGACCGGATGCTGGACGATGATCCGATGCGCCAATTGTTCGAACGCATGATGACCGAGTGCATCTCGCTCGGTCGGCGGCTGGGCCTGACGATCCAGACCGACACGGCGCAGCGCATGGCGCAGACACGCAAGCTCGGCGCGATCAAGACCTCGATGCTGCAGGACATGGAGGCCGGCCGCGGCGTGGAACTCGATGCGATCCTCGGTGCCGCGCTCGAAAGCGCATCGGCCTTGCAGCAGCCGGTGCCCTACCTGGAGAGCGCGTTCGCGCTGGCCTGCATGCGGGCGCAGCAGGCCGGGTTGTACTTCTCGCGAAGTTCGGCCCGCTGATCAGCGCGCCCGGTCGGCCACCGGGCGCACGGCGTGCGTGGATTCGGCGTCCTCGTTCAGCCCGATCCACGCGTTGCCGAAGTTCACGGCATAGAAGTGCTGATCGGCCTCGCTGCCGGAGCCCGACCAGAACTTGATGGGCGGCGTATCGGGGAAGCGCGCCGCGTCGATGGTGGGAATGGTGGTTTCGCCTACGCACCAGCGTGGCAGGGTCACGGGAGACTGCTCGGGGCTCAGTGCGAGCGTGAAGCTCTCGTCCACCAGTCCGTGGTCGCAGCGCCGCAGGGCGGCCAGTTCCCCGATGGTCGGCAGCCGCCACTGGGTGATGCCCTCATGGCCTTGGGTATTGAGCGCGTGAACGCGTGCCTGGGCATCCATCAGGCCCAGCCTCTCGGGCTCGCCCACACAACGTTCGCCCTTCGAGGTCTGGCCCACGGCGCAGCGCAGCCATCGCAACCCGGTGGTGGCATCGGTGACGACAGCCGCCGACTCAGGGCGGGTCGTGGGTGAAACGGCTTGTTCGTTGCAACCGCCGAGCAGCAACAGGGTCATCAAAGCAGCCGCCGACGACCAAGGCTTCGCATCGCGCATTCAAAATCCTCCATGACATATAGGTTCTTGGCGGATTTTCCACTCTAGGAGGTGGCACCGGCTTCGCTCAGCCGCGCCCGGCCCGCAATTGCTTCGCCTGTCAGAGCAGCCGCGGAGAGCCGTCATCCGACTGTCATAGATACGAAACGTTAAAAACATAACATAAGTACACATCTATCCAGCAGGCGCCGTTTTCCATGCCCGAAACCTCCGAGTATTTGAGCGATTTCCGGCCGCGTTTTCGCCAGCCCAGCGCGGCGGATCTCTGCACGGAAGTGCCGTGCATGACGACCGAGGAGACGAACGAGAAGGTGATGGAGGTTTTCAACCGGCACCGCGACCTCGTCAGCCTGCCGGTGGTGGAGCAGAACCAGCCGATCGGCCTGATCAACCGGAACATCTTCCTGTCGCAGATGAGCAAGCCGTTCCGCGTCGAGCTGTATGGCCGCAAGAGTTGCATCGCCTTCATGGACAAGGACCCGCTGATCGTCGATGCGGCGCTGGACCTGGAAGCGTTGACCTTCAAGACCGTGGCGCACGGCGAGAAGGCCCTGTCCGACGGCTTCATCATCACGCGCGACGGCGAGTTCGCCGGCGTCGGCAACGGCTTGCAGCTCATGCGCCTGGTGGCGGACCTGCAGGTGTCGCGCAACCGCCAGATCATGCACAGCATCGAATACGCCAGCGTGATCCAGCGCTCCACCCTGCGCAGCTCGCTCGACGCCCTGTCGCGCGCCTGTCCCGAGGCCCACCTGGTGTGGGAGCCGCGCGACGTGGTCGGCGGCGATTTCTACCAGTTCAGCACCGCGGCGGACGGCTGGTTCGCCACCGTGGCCGACTGCACGGGGCACGGCGTTCCCGGCGCCTTCATGACGCTGATCGCCTCCACCAACCTGAATCAGGCCATCGAGCAGCACGGGCCGCGCGACCCCGCCCTCCTGCTGGGCAACGTGAATCGCAGTATCAAACATATGCTGGGCCAGATGGACGGGCAGGACGCAACGCCCGGCTCGGACGACGGCATGGACGCCGCGTGCTTCTGGTTCGAGCCCGCGCATGGCCGGCTGGTGTTTGCCGGCGCCCGGCTGTCGCTGTTCCTGCTGCGCCCCGGCGCCGATGCCGTGGAACTGGTCGAGGGGCAGCGCAAGGGCGTGGGCTACATGGACACCGAGTTCGACTTCGGCTGGACCAACCAGGAACTGCACCTGCCCCAGGGCAGCCTTGTCTTCGTGAGCACCGACGGGCTGATCGACCAGGTCGGCGGCCCCCGCGCCATCGCACTGGGCAAGCGTCGCGTGCGCGAACTGCTGCTCGAGCAGCGCGGGCGCACGGCCGCGCAAGTCAATCAGGCGGTGCTGGACGCCCTGCGGGCCTGGCAAGGCGAGCACCACCGCCGCGACGACCTGACCTTTTTCTGTTTCCGCACCTGACACGGGAATTCACCCATGCCCTTCCCCCCGATCGCCGACAAGTACGGTTCCTTCTTCAACGTGGCGCGCCAACACCAGGTCATCTTCTATTACGTGGGCTACTTCTCCCAGCACATCGTGGCCGCCATGTCCGACGCCGTGAAGCTGCAGCTCGAGGTGGCCGGCGTGGCCGGCCCGACACGGCGCAAGCTGTTCTCCTCGTTCGTCGAGATGGCACAGAACATCATTCACTACTCGGCCGATACACTCACGGCCGCGAGCCTGGACAGCGGCGAGTTGCGCCACGGCTCGGTCTGCATCCGCCGCGAGAGCGACGGCGGCTTTCTACTGCTGTGCGCCAACCCCGTCGAGCCCGCGATCGCCGATGCGTTGCGCGAGAAGCTGGAGACGCTGCGCAGCATGACGCTGGAAGAGATCAAGCAGGCCTACCGCCAGACGCTGCGCGAAGAAACGCCCGAAGGCAGCAAAGGCGCGGGCATGGGACTTCTCACGGTCGCTCGCGACGCCCGCGAGCCGCTGGAGTTCGATTTCGACGCTGCCGACAGCGCCGGTGGCTCCCCGGTGTTCTACCTGAAGGCGGCGATCTAAACCGCCCAAGCCCGGCAACGAATCGAGATTACAGATGGAAAACCTCTACATCGCCCCGACGCCCAGTTCCCCCCAGGTGGACTTCAAGTTCGACGCTCGGACACTCAGCCTGCGGGGCGAGTCCTATCCCGAAAACGCCGCCGCCTTCTATGGCGAGGTGATTGCGCGACTCAAGGAATACCTGGCCCAGCAAAGCGGCACCCAGATCGAGGTCAATATCGCATTGGCCTACTTCAACAGCTCCAGCACCAAGATGCTGTTCAACCTGATCGCGGCGCTCAACGACGCGGTGGAGGCCGGCAACCGGGTGAACCTGAACTGGTACCACGACGAGGACGACGACACCATCCTCGAATTCGGCCAGGAGCTCAGCGAAGACTTTCCCGCGATCGACTTCGCGAGCCATCCCGTGAAGCCGGCCTGAATGGACACCGCCGCACCGCCGGATCTGTTCGACGCCGAGAGCCGGGCGCTGCAAGCCGCGCGCGCCGCCTACGACGCCAGCGCCACGACGCAGTC
This region includes:
- a CDS encoding HpcH/HpaI aldolase family protein; this encodes MKDSSTAEAQLGTFVKTGSPQTVEVLGTTGLDFVVVDAEHAPFDRALLDLMVMGGRAAGIPVFIRIPEINPAVILSCLDIGAAGLLVPHVDTAEQAREVVAMARYRGGRRGYSGGPRFAGYASLGMAQALQLGDQAQIVCQIESAQAVEEAQAIADVPGVAGLFVGRADLALSMGLDDPRAPEVLQATRVALQAATRAGKLAGMHVGGTPEREQFMAEGANWFVVSSDQTLLRQAVQAFAGPPRTSRAR
- a CDS encoding Bug family tripartite tricarboxylate transporter substrate binding protein, with the translated sequence MNRRHWLGASLGAIGAVGAGVAASLSPMAAWASNSGWPNRPIRMVVPFPAGGSTDMVARYLAQGLGERLGAPVVVDNRAGAAGNIGTDAVAKAAPDGYTIGLVTSGPLVNNKFLYKSMPFDGDKDLTPIALVCEIPMVFVSNPEQLKVRNLKEFVEAAKAKPSAFSVATPGNGTIGHLALADLSQTVGVRLQDVPYRGDTPALTDLLGGVVQAISAPVSTFIPNIQAGKLRGLAVTSGTRFPGLPDVPTARSRASTRRRRCGSRWSGRQACRHPWCSDSTPRSTACSNPRRARASCSNTAAWWQAVRRHCCASASRPTARSGSA
- a CDS encoding fumarate hydratase C-terminal domain-containing protein, which encodes MLHKLELPLSREKVRELAVGDMVTLDGDITVSIGLPTHQRMAQAVADGQALPVDLRGGAFFHLSTFVRETADGPVPLYMNPSTSTRYNAWMPPLVRGLDLRLTGGKGGLDAACVQALRDTGCVYLSFLGGGAPLLSRGLRRVVSSHWNEYISQFRLLTLNVAALGPATVAIDAHGNSLYDQLRDQAQARMPQLLQRLETARKASL
- a CDS encoding fumarate hydratase translates to MAIDSATLQRVTAQLYERSLKKIPDDTRAALQRAETAETGSTGKHTLKIMLHSADAAQQGNELVCTDVGIPTYSIKIGTRVQFDGPVREAIVRGFADLVQHIDPPILKMVTNPLTHARSYAGKDMPLLSFDVIDDADYMEIVCAPKAMGTGRWEAVDAFVYPTLEQIEKFVLDTVLRAGSQPCLPIVVGVGIGGTFDYAARLAKESVLRPFGRTNPEPILAAMEQRLLDAINAMGFGPMGTGGDASAMAVHIDYAASHGFVPVAVCFNCWINRRTSARIYNDGRVEDLNW
- a CDS encoding porin, whose amino-acid sequence is MRFFAMGLAAAGLAGAACAQSSVTLFGVVDAGISGYSNKSTDPKSATLANPFYRNQGSVTASQRVLSNSGLASSRVGFRGVEDLGGGLAASFWLESSITNDSGQEGIQSFARRSTVSLSGSFGEIRLGRDINATFTNDFVFDPLGVNGVGVNLLYRAGTAMSKMGVPQSAGVSPVLTNAYARSSNMVSYFLPPNLGGFYGQVQYAFNEKTQTSPGVLTPAATDTRSGRFVGGRFGYDRGPLNVALALSRNTLLSDYLTGTTLRQDTVNLGAAYDLGVAKLFGEVSRIKNRTIVTGLAASTASDLDLSGLMFGVNVPVGPGVIRASYAKVRYDYHRPFNTTPDPKARQLALSYVHNLSKRTALYASVARIDNRNGAALSVGGPSFVSGALVPSRSTGYDFGLRHAF
- a CDS encoding ketopantoate reductase family protein; the encoded protein is MPSDSMRTPTNGCPLRIAVIGAGAIGGHFAARLAQAGHSVTVLDRGATLEAIREHGLRYTSGPQPQQCIAVRAAASPLEMEPPELVVLALKSHVLPAVVPTLSPLLKEGATVLPVGNGLPWWYFLVPGKPLSGLRLRSVDPEGAIERSIDVQQVLGGSVMASCHCSEPGVVVHSAGGRVVVGEPAGGLSERAQHWAGVLADAGLGAVASDDIRSELWLKLLGNACANPLSLLTGVTTDRMLDDDPMRQLFERMMTECISLGRRLGLTIQTDTAQRMAQTRKLGAIKTSMLQDMEAGRGVELDAILGAALESASALQQPVPYLESAFALACMRAQQAGLYFSRSSAR
- a CDS encoding DUF1566 domain-containing protein gives rise to the protein MTLLLLGGCNEQAVSPTTRPESAAVVTDATTGLRWLRCAVGQTSKGERCVGEPERLGLMDAQARVHALNTQGHEGITQWRLPTIGELAALRRCDHGLVDESFTLALSPEQSPVTLPRWCVGETTIPTIDAARFPDTPPIKFWSGSGSEADQHFYAVNFGNAWIGLNEDAESTHAVRPVADRAR
- a CDS encoding SpoIIE family protein phosphatase translates to MPETSEYLSDFRPRFRQPSAADLCTEVPCMTTEETNEKVMEVFNRHRDLVSLPVVEQNQPIGLINRNIFLSQMSKPFRVELYGRKSCIAFMDKDPLIVDAALDLEALTFKTVAHGEKALSDGFIITRDGEFAGVGNGLQLMRLVADLQVSRNRQIMHSIEYASVIQRSTLRSSLDALSRACPEAHLVWEPRDVVGGDFYQFSTAADGWFATVADCTGHGVPGAFMTLIASTNLNQAIEQHGPRDPALLLGNVNRSIKHMLGQMDGQDATPGSDDGMDAACFWFEPAHGRLVFAGARLSLFLLRPGADAVELVEGQRKGVGYMDTEFDFGWTNQELHLPQGSLVFVSTDGLIDQVGGPRAIALGKRRVRELLLEQRGRTAAQVNQAVLDALRAWQGEHHRRDDLTFFCFRT
- a CDS encoding SiaB family protein kinase; this translates as MPFPPIADKYGSFFNVARQHQVIFYYVGYFSQHIVAAMSDAVKLQLEVAGVAGPTRRKLFSSFVEMAQNIIHYSADTLTAASLDSGELRHGSVCIRRESDGGFLLLCANPVEPAIADALREKLETLRSMTLEEIKQAYRQTLREETPEGSKGAGMGLLTVARDAREPLEFDFDAADSAGGSPVFYLKAAI
- a CDS encoding DUF1987 domain-containing protein, with the protein product MENLYIAPTPSSPQVDFKFDARTLSLRGESYPENAAAFYGEVIARLKEYLAQQSGTQIEVNIALAYFNSSSTKMLFNLIAALNDAVEAGNRVNLNWYHDEDDDTILEFGQELSEDFPAIDFASHPVKPA